From a region of the Pontixanthobacter gangjinensis genome:
- a CDS encoding XrtA system polysaccharide deacetylase translates to MEYSPIEKDKGQPSKLVNGLSVDVEDWFQVGAFENVIDRDDWDGLALRVEDNVLRILDLFAAADVKATFFTLGWVAKRHGSLMRKIVEAGHELASHGYDHARVFNFDRKEFGEDIRIAREILEDSTGAKITGYRAPSFSIDQRTPWAYMELAEQGYAYSSSVAPIAHDHYGWREAPRFAFKPLPWSDLVEIPVTTAILGGRRVAAGGGGFFRVLPYAFSRWAIRQVNREEQRPAVFYFHPWEIDPDQPRVPGAPLKSRVRHYTNLKKMAPKLTELINEFAWGRMDMLAHRQAEFAQELAA, encoded by the coding sequence ATGGAATATTCGCCGATAGAAAAAGATAAGGGCCAGCCCTCCAAGCTCGTCAATGGCCTTTCGGTTGATGTTGAGGATTGGTTTCAGGTTGGCGCGTTCGAGAATGTCATTGACCGCGATGATTGGGATGGTCTCGCGCTACGTGTCGAGGACAACGTCCTGCGCATCCTCGATCTGTTTGCGGCCGCTGACGTAAAGGCCACCTTCTTCACGCTGGGATGGGTCGCTAAACGGCATGGCTCGTTAATGCGCAAGATTGTCGAAGCGGGTCATGAACTGGCCAGCCACGGGTACGACCATGCGCGTGTTTTCAATTTTGACCGCAAGGAATTCGGCGAAGACATTCGTATTGCTCGTGAAATATTGGAAGACAGTACGGGCGCAAAAATTACTGGATACCGCGCACCAAGCTTCTCGATCGATCAGCGTACACCATGGGCCTATATGGAACTGGCAGAGCAAGGCTATGCCTATTCCAGCAGCGTCGCACCCATTGCGCATGACCATTATGGCTGGCGCGAGGCACCTCGCTTTGCGTTCAAGCCGCTTCCATGGTCGGATCTTGTCGAAATTCCAGTGACCACAGCCATTCTTGGTGGCCGCCGCGTTGCCGCTGGGGGCGGCGGGTTCTTCCGCGTTTTGCCTTATGCATTTTCTCGCTGGGCGATTCGACAGGTCAATCGCGAAGAGCAGCGCCCAGCCGTTTTCTATTTTCATCCATGGGAAATTGATCCGGACCAACCACGCGTGCCCGGTGCGCCGCTGAAATCGCGTGTGAGGCATTACACCAATTTGAAGAAAATGGCACCGAAGCTAACTGAATTGATCAACGAGTTCGCTTGGGGCCGGATGGATATGCTCGCTCACCGACAAGCAGAGTTCGCGCAGGAACTGGCAGCATGA
- a CDS encoding FemAB family XrtA/PEP-CTERM system-associated protein → MNAPFPLSAETVSQVDLRDPSEIARIESFVAEMGGTVFHRPKWLRAIERGTGQKAAGLVAEKCGSLTGWLPLNEVHSPLFGRALVSSGFAVGGGPLVSNSKTAERLCLAAEELAMRKSCSEVELRGGDAPAHWRSWEDSHCGFVRDLAVDDETQLADIPRKQRAEIRKSLALDLEVSVGSGESDCAAHYAVYCESVRNLGTPVFPRALFDAVLDEFGDHADILTIRHEGVPIASVLSLYHGGDVLPYWGGGIFAARQLRANERMYFELMLHARKKGCERFDFGRSKTGSGPFSYKKNWGFEPEPLRYSSWTAPGQAPRNINPNNDAYSAKIDIWKRLPLPIANFVGPLISKGLA, encoded by the coding sequence ATGAACGCTCCCTTCCCCCTAAGCGCCGAAACGGTTTCACAGGTTGATTTGCGTGATCCAAGCGAGATTGCCCGGATTGAGAGCTTTGTCGCCGAAATGGGCGGCACCGTGTTTCACCGTCCCAAATGGCTGCGCGCCATCGAAAGAGGAACCGGCCAAAAAGCTGCCGGATTGGTTGCCGAAAAATGCGGTAGTCTCACTGGCTGGTTGCCGCTTAATGAAGTGCATTCGCCCCTATTTGGCAGGGCATTGGTTTCGAGTGGGTTTGCGGTTGGCGGGGGGCCTTTGGTAAGTAACAGCAAGACGGCCGAACGATTATGCCTCGCCGCCGAAGAATTGGCGATGCGGAAATCTTGCAGCGAAGTAGAATTGCGCGGCGGAGACGCTCCAGCGCATTGGCGAAGCTGGGAGGACAGCCACTGCGGATTTGTCCGTGATCTGGCGGTCGATGATGAGACTCAGCTAGCCGATATCCCCCGGAAGCAACGCGCCGAAATCCGGAAAAGCTTGGCACTCGATTTGGAAGTGAGCGTTGGCAGCGGTGAGAGTGACTGTGCGGCGCATTACGCCGTCTACTGCGAAAGCGTTCGCAATCTGGGCACGCCAGTGTTTCCGCGCGCTCTATTTGATGCCGTGCTTGATGAATTTGGCGACCACGCCGACATTCTGACAATTCGTCATGAAGGTGTTCCAATTGCCAGCGTTTTATCGCTTTATCATGGCGGTGACGTATTGCCTTATTGGGGTGGCGGTATCTTCGCAGCGCGACAGCTTCGCGCAAATGAACGGATGTATTTCGAACTGATGCTGCACGCTCGCAAAAAGGGATGCGAACGCTTTGACTTTGGCCGTTCCAAGACCGGCAGCGGGCCTTTCAGTTACAAGAAGAACTGGGGTTTCGAGCCTGAGCCGCTACGCTATTCAAGCTGGACTGCGCCGGGCCAGGCGCCGCGCAATATCAACCCGAATAACGATGCCTATTCAGCCAAGATTGATATTTGGAAGCGGCTTCCATTGCCAATTGCCAATTTCGTTGGTCCATTAATTTCCAAGGGGCTGGCATGA
- a CDS encoding TIGR03087 family PEP-CTERM/XrtA system glycosyltransferase yields MMGDILFLAHRMPFPPDRGDKIRSYNLLKALTDLAPVHVGCFGDTPGDFEHESELAAVCASYALLPRKKSMVRAGAEAVLSGKPVSLTAFEDVKLAHWVERTITEKNIQTIFVFSGQMGQYVPADFHGRVIVDLCDVDSAKFEAYAKDGSAPRSWIDAREGKLLASVEDRLAQRADHTLLVSDAEADLFRSRVKNTLTCNISVVRNGIDTIFFDPQNIVPQGEFAANNGPNLVFTGQMDYAPNIAAAERVMDRLLPKIRDRFPGAIFHLVGRAPVARLTRRDGEPGIRVWGEVPDVRPFLAAADLVVAPLEIARGVQNKVLEAMAMARPVLLSPEAATGIDATDGKHFAIGCDDADLILKAVALLGDGPASLIMAAAARRYVSEHQGWSAMLRPLVEICGYDASEADRNAA; encoded by the coding sequence ATGATGGGAGATATTTTATTCCTCGCGCACCGGATGCCTTTCCCGCCTGATCGCGGTGACAAAATCCGGTCTTACAATTTGCTCAAAGCACTGACTGATTTGGCCCCCGTACACGTAGGTTGTTTCGGAGATACGCCTGGCGATTTTGAACATGAAAGCGAGTTGGCTGCTGTCTGCGCAAGCTACGCATTACTGCCGAGAAAAAAGTCGATGGTGCGCGCCGGGGCGGAGGCCGTTTTAAGCGGAAAGCCGGTGAGTTTAACCGCTTTCGAAGATGTGAAGCTTGCTCATTGGGTCGAGCGCACCATCACCGAAAAGAACATCCAGACCATTTTCGTATTTTCCGGTCAGATGGGGCAATATGTTCCTGCCGATTTTCACGGGCGGGTGATTGTTGATCTGTGCGATGTCGATTCAGCCAAGTTCGAAGCCTACGCCAAAGACGGTTCGGCTCCGCGCAGTTGGATTGATGCACGCGAAGGCAAATTGCTTGCGTCAGTCGAAGATCGCTTGGCCCAGCGCGCTGACCACACTCTGCTTGTCAGCGATGCCGAGGCGGATTTGTTTCGAAGTCGCGTTAAGAACACATTGACTTGCAATATTTCTGTCGTGCGTAACGGGATCGACACCATCTTTTTTGATCCGCAAAACATCGTCCCGCAGGGCGAGTTCGCCGCGAATAACGGGCCCAATCTCGTATTCACCGGACAGATGGATTACGCCCCCAACATAGCGGCTGCCGAACGGGTAATGGATCGGTTGTTGCCAAAAATTCGCGACCGCTTTCCGGGCGCAATTTTCCACTTGGTTGGCCGCGCTCCGGTCGCACGGCTTACGCGCCGCGATGGCGAGCCTGGCATTCGTGTGTGGGGTGAAGTTCCAGATGTGCGCCCGTTTCTTGCCGCGGCGGATTTGGTTGTCGCGCCATTGGAGATCGCCCGCGGAGTGCAAAACAAAGTGCTGGAAGCCATGGCGATGGCGCGCCCTGTGCTGCTGTCTCCAGAGGCTGCTACTGGAATTGACGCGACCGACGGCAAGCATTTCGCCATCGGCTGCGACGATGCTGATCTGATTTTAAAGGCGGTTGCGTTACTTGGCGATGGACCAGCATCGTTGATTATGGCTGCGGCGGCGAGGCGCTACGTGTCAGAACATCAGGGTTGGAGCGCGATGCTTCGGCCTTTGGTCGAGATTTGCGGTTATGACGCAAGCGAAGCCGACCGCAATGCCGCTTGA